In one Mucilaginibacter sp. PAMB04168 genomic region, the following are encoded:
- a CDS encoding alginate lyase family protein yields MSIYKSNFPLKKFCCLAFLIFLKISPILAFDTSGGMHPKAQIDFVKKQIRLKKEPYVSAYNLLIKKADSALLIENHAIVDFSIPGYYSDKAGHQKNSLALQVDGISAYSCALAYRLSNQKKYADKALYFLNSWSRINQRYSQLDGSLVMSYSGTTMMIAADLLKGYNGWGQASQQQFRYWTVHVFRDAANSIRVRHNNSGDWSRLASLLADVYLEDKEDLQKNIDLVRADLFDKISPDGHMVEEVKRQVKGIWYTYFSLAPLTASCWVIYNQTGENLFKAEKNGSSIQKALAYLLYYDQHPAEWKYASNPETSLTYTETGPWPANLLEAMNGIYKGPDFDAFVLPYRPVMYPKHDYAWTFPTLMPLSLTAYK; encoded by the coding sequence ATGTCAATTTACAAATCCAATTTCCCTTTAAAAAAATTCTGTTGTTTAGCATTCCTTATATTTTTAAAGATAAGTCCAATCCTGGCGTTTGATACCTCCGGCGGTATGCATCCTAAAGCGCAGATTGACTTTGTAAAAAAACAAATTAGATTAAAAAAGGAACCTTACGTTTCGGCTTATAACTTGCTGATTAAAAAGGCTGATTCGGCACTTTTAATAGAAAATCATGCGATTGTAGATTTCAGTATCCCCGGATATTATTCAGATAAAGCAGGACATCAAAAGAATTCGCTGGCATTGCAGGTAGATGGTATTTCGGCATATAGCTGTGCTTTAGCGTACAGGCTGAGCAATCAAAAAAAATATGCGGATAAGGCCTTGTATTTCTTAAACTCCTGGTCAAGAATTAATCAAAGATATTCCCAGTTAGACGGATCGTTAGTTATGTCGTATTCCGGAACCACTATGATGATAGCTGCAGATCTGTTAAAAGGTTATAACGGCTGGGGCCAAGCAAGTCAGCAGCAATTCAGATACTGGACTGTCCACGTATTTCGTGATGCAGCTAATAGCATCCGGGTCAGACATAACAATTCAGGCGATTGGTCCAGGTTAGCCTCATTACTTGCCGATGTCTATCTGGAAGATAAAGAAGACCTTCAAAAGAATATAGATTTAGTTAGAGCAGATTTATTTGATAAAATTTCGCCTGATGGTCATATGGTAGAAGAAGTAAAGCGTCAGGTTAAAGGTATATGGTATACCTATTTTTCGCTTGCGCCGTTAACGGCTTCTTGTTGGGTAATTTATAATCAAACTGGTGAGAACCTCTTTAAAGCCGAAAAGAACGGCTCATCTATCCAAAAAGCGCTTGCCTATTTGTTATATTATGACCAGCATCCCGCCGAATGGAAATATGCTAGTAACCCTGAAACAAGTTTAACTTATACAGAAACTGGTCCGTGGCCAGCCAATTTACTGGAGGCAATGAATGGAATTTATAAAGGCCCTGATTTTGATGCTTTTGTACTACCATACCGGCCAGTTATGTACCCCAAGCATGATTATGCCTGGACATTCCCAACCTTAATGCCACTTAGCTTAACGGCTTACAAATAA
- a CDS encoding glycoside hydrolase family 16 protein, producing the protein MKTHLLKYSYVGLMLCAALTSAAQRNTAAKPPKLQSDGYKLVWAEEFNYNGAPDQSTWSFEKGFERNEELQWYQENNARCEHGHLIIEARRESVANPNFQANSSDWKKNRKEATYTSSSIKTRGLHSWLYGRFVMRGKIDIRDGIWPAWWTLGIKGKWPATGEIDIMEYYRKKLLANIAYMGADNKDAWFTVNKNIDSLGGKAWADKFHIWRMDWNENSIALYVDDQLINRVEMDKLMNRDGTGINPFKQPHYMLLNLAIGGKQGGNPEATLFPAKFEVDYVRVYQK; encoded by the coding sequence ATGAAAACACACCTATTAAAATATTCTTATGTTGGCCTCATGCTTTGTGCCGCACTTACGTCTGCCGCTCAGCGTAATACCGCTGCCAAGCCGCCTAAATTGCAAAGCGATGGTTACAAATTGGTTTGGGCCGAAGAATTCAACTACAATGGGGCCCCTGACCAATCTACATGGAGCTTTGAAAAGGGCTTCGAAAGAAACGAAGAATTACAATGGTACCAGGAAAACAATGCCAGGTGCGAACACGGGCATCTGATCATTGAAGCGAGGAGGGAATCTGTAGCTAACCCCAATTTCCAGGCAAACAGCAGCGACTGGAAAAAAAATAGAAAAGAAGCAACTTATACCTCTTCCAGCATCAAGACCCGGGGTTTGCACAGCTGGCTTTATGGGCGTTTTGTGATGCGTGGGAAAATTGATATTCGTGACGGAATTTGGCCCGCTTGGTGGACTTTAGGGATTAAAGGGAAGTGGCCGGCAACCGGAGAGATAGATATTATGGAATACTACCGAAAAAAGCTGCTTGCAAATATTGCTTATATGGGTGCCGATAACAAAGACGCATGGTTTACCGTCAATAAAAATATCGATTCTCTTGGCGGTAAGGCCTGGGCTGATAAATTTCATATCTGGCGGATGGACTGGAATGAAAACAGTATCGCGCTGTATGTTGATGATCAATTAATAAATAGGGTTGAGATGGATAAACTCATGAATAGAGATGGCACCGGTATCAATCCATTTAAACAGCCGCATTATATGCTGCTAAACTTAGCCATAGGCGGAAAACAAGGAGGCAACCCCGAGGCAACCCTTTTTCCTGCCAAATTTGAAGTAGATTATGTTAGAGTATATCAGAAGTAA
- a CDS encoding glycoside hydrolase family 88 protein: protein MRNVTKLTAFMLVFITVNSKSQSVVKANISNAEYAINVKPRYGQIFEDTVFKTKAIFNAMQRVADWQINTWNSKGFKASKVDWTNGACYTGLFAFGSLKGNQKYLKVLLDIGNDVKWNTGHLRFYADDYCVGQTYAQLYGRYRRKEMITPFTIQADSIVASPHDEPLHWRNNIQLREWAWCDALFMAPPSLAYLSTTTGDQKYLNTAIKLWWKTTDFLYDPAEKLYFRDETFFNKKEKNGEKVFWSRGNGWVVAGLVRVLENTPKNHPDRARLEKLFKNMISRIARLQQQDGSWHASLLDPDSYPIKEMSGTGFFCYAMAWGLNQGLLDEKTYLPVVKRSWLALNSAVKDGMLGYVQPIGASPDQVNANSTAVYGVGAFLLSGVQLYNFMERHPNY, encoded by the coding sequence ATGAGAAACGTAACGAAGCTTACTGCTTTTATGCTGGTCTTTATAACCGTAAACAGCAAAAGTCAGTCGGTTGTTAAAGCTAATATTTCCAATGCCGAATACGCAATTAACGTAAAGCCAAGATATGGTCAGATTTTCGAGGATACCGTTTTTAAAACCAAAGCGATCTTCAACGCCATGCAACGTGTGGCAGACTGGCAGATTAATACTTGGAACAGCAAAGGCTTTAAGGCTTCAAAAGTGGACTGGACCAACGGTGCATGTTACACCGGTTTATTTGCCTTCGGAAGTCTAAAAGGTAACCAGAAATACCTAAAAGTGTTACTGGATATCGGTAATGACGTAAAATGGAATACTGGACACCTGCGTTTTTATGCCGATGATTATTGTGTGGGCCAAACCTATGCACAGTTATACGGCAGATATCGAAGAAAAGAAATGATCACACCGTTTACTATTCAGGCCGACAGCATTGTGGCTAGCCCACATGATGAGCCGCTACACTGGAGAAATAATATTCAGTTGAGGGAATGGGCATGGTGTGACGCGCTTTTTATGGCGCCGCCATCGCTGGCGTACCTGAGCACTACTACAGGTGATCAAAAATACCTAAATACAGCTATTAAACTTTGGTGGAAGACGACAGACTTTTTATATGACCCAGCAGAAAAGCTGTATTTTAGAGACGAAACCTTTTTCAACAAAAAGGAAAAGAACGGTGAAAAGGTATTTTGGTCGCGGGGAAACGGTTGGGTAGTTGCTGGTTTAGTCCGGGTGTTGGAGAATACGCCAAAAAATCATCCCGACAGAGCAAGACTTGAGAAGTTATTCAAGAATATGATAAGCAGAATAGCCAGACTACAACAGCAGGACGGAAGCTGGCATGCCTCATTACTTGATCCGGATAGTTATCCGATTAAAGAAATGAGCGGGACAGGCTTTTTCTGTTATGCAATGGCTTGGGGCCTTAATCAAGGTCTGCTTGATGAAAAAACCTACCTTCCGGTCGTTAAGCGGTCATGGCTTGCGCTAAATTCAGCGGTTAAAGATGGAATGTTAGGCTATGTACAACCCATAGGCGCAAGCCCGGATCAAGTAAACGCTAATAGTACGGCGGTCTATGGGGTCGGAGCTTTTTTACTGTCCGGCGTACAGTTATACAATTTTATGGAAAGACATCCAAACTACTAA
- a CDS encoding trehalase family glycosidase, whose amino-acid sequence MLSIKSIVTCILACLILQANLQAQNKVIYQTEAYTLYRDSVVQANFTGRALSSTQLTSNYKGRDKAGRYKETLATSWKLSKDISNFPHYHSDFPIVDAIYNLSLEEMQNAVEPDSTFRTGKSWKGVWTRDISYSIILSMAVLQPEVAMKSLMRKVKDGFIVQDTGTGGAYPVSSDRMIWAVAAWEIYKVTGDKGWLKNAYDIIKRSAVNDEVNLHNSKTGLVKGESSFLDWREQTYPRWMQPADIYESECLSTNAVHYRMYKVLADMAALFGDDKSANFYNKNASVIKKGINKYLWQEKKGYYGQYLYGRVHKTLSPRAETLGEALAVLFDIPPVSNQRKIIENIPTGVYGTPCIYPQIPEIPPYHNNAVWPFVESYWALAAAKAGNESSVLKSLSAIYRAGGLFLTNKENFVSSTGDFGGTEVNSSNMLWSLSGNIAIIYKVLFGISYNTDNLSFTPFIPKALSGKHLLKAFKYRDAELDISISGYGHTIAKVTLDGKPLPAATIPASLSGKHSINITLSNYFAPSKINTLPAYTSLPNPQVRYNNNTLSWEPILGAQRYQIFKNGSSVAEVVKPSYAIAAGNSEYQIIAIDKNSIGSFTSEPVLVAAARPATILQVEDYTEKSSLPHVGYSGKGFVNTDTKENTNIKMNVDVALAGWYTMDVRYANGNGPINTGNTCAIRTIVLNGQFAGVVVLPHRGKGQWSNWGFSNSLRVKLRKGINQLSIQLKSTNTNMNIDVNQAMIDYVRLLPAL is encoded by the coding sequence ATGTTATCAATCAAATCTATTGTTACCTGCATTTTGGCATGTTTAATTCTGCAAGCAAATTTACAGGCGCAAAACAAGGTTATTTACCAAACTGAAGCCTACACGCTATACCGCGACAGCGTTGTTCAGGCGAACTTTACAGGCCGTGCGTTGTCATCAACCCAATTAACTTCCAATTACAAGGGTCGGGATAAAGCAGGTAGATACAAGGAGACATTAGCTACATCCTGGAAGCTTTCAAAAGACATATCCAACTTTCCTCACTACCACTCTGACTTCCCAATAGTAGATGCCATCTATAACCTGTCTCTTGAGGAGATGCAAAATGCTGTTGAACCTGACAGCACCTTCAGAACAGGCAAATCATGGAAGGGCGTATGGACAAGGGACATTAGTTACAGCATCATTTTGTCAATGGCTGTATTGCAGCCAGAAGTAGCCATGAAAAGCTTGATGCGGAAGGTTAAGGACGGATTTATTGTTCAGGATACCGGTACCGGCGGAGCATATCCCGTATCATCCGACCGAATGATTTGGGCAGTTGCAGCCTGGGAGATATACAAAGTAACGGGGGATAAAGGCTGGTTGAAGAACGCATACGACATTATCAAAAGATCGGCAGTCAATGACGAGGTGAATTTGCATAATTCTAAAACAGGCTTGGTTAAAGGCGAATCGTCCTTTTTGGATTGGCGGGAACAAACTTACCCACGCTGGATGCAGCCGGCAGATATTTATGAATCGGAATGCCTGAGCACTAATGCTGTGCATTACCGTATGTACAAAGTACTGGCAGACATGGCAGCTTTATTTGGCGATGATAAATCGGCAAATTTTTATAACAAAAATGCAAGCGTTATTAAGAAAGGCATTAACAAATATTTATGGCAGGAAAAAAAGGGGTATTACGGTCAGTATTTATACGGACGGGTCCATAAAACTCTTTCTCCGCGTGCCGAAACCTTAGGTGAGGCCTTGGCTGTTCTTTTTGATATTCCGCCTGTTTCCAATCAACGTAAAATAATTGAAAATATACCCACAGGTGTTTACGGTACGCCCTGCATTTATCCGCAGATACCAGAAATTCCGCCTTATCACAATAACGCCGTATGGCCTTTTGTAGAAAGTTACTGGGCACTGGCTGCAGCTAAAGCAGGTAACGAAAGTTCAGTTTTAAAAAGTTTGAGTGCTATTTACCGGGCAGGCGGGTTATTTCTGACTAACAAAGAAAACTTTGTTTCCAGCACTGGTGATTTTGGTGGAACAGAAGTCAACTCAAGCAATATGCTCTGGAGCCTGTCTGGCAACATTGCCATAATTTATAAAGTGCTGTTTGGTATCAGTTACAATACAGATAACCTAAGCTTTACGCCTTTTATACCCAAAGCATTAAGCGGGAAACATTTACTTAAAGCATTTAAGTATCGGGACGCCGAACTGGACATCTCCATATCGGGATATGGACATACAATAGCCAAGGTCACTTTAGATGGGAAGCCGCTGCCTGCTGCCACTATACCTGCCTCATTATCAGGAAAGCATAGCATCAATATTACCTTGTCTAATTATTTTGCTCCATCTAAAATTAATACGCTTCCTGCTTATACAAGCCTTCCCAACCCTCAGGTTCGTTATAACAACAATACACTGTCATGGGAGCCAATCCTGGGTGCCCAACGTTATCAAATATTTAAAAATGGCAGTTCGGTTGCAGAGGTTGTGAAACCTAGTTATGCCATTGCCGCTGGCAATAGCGAATATCAAATAATAGCCATTGATAAAAATAGTATTGGCTCATTTACAAGCGAGCCCGTGCTGGTTGCGGCAGCCCGGCCTGCCACCATTTTACAGGTAGAGGATTATACCGAAAAATCTTCGCTCCCTCACGTTGGCTATTCAGGAAAAGGTTTTGTGAATACTGATACAAAGGAAAATACGAATATTAAAATGAATGTAGATGTAGCCCTTGCGGGCTGGTATACGATGGATGTACGTTACGCCAACGGTAACGGCCCGATTAATACCGGTAATACATGTGCCATCCGTACCATCGTACTGAATGGGCAATTTGCGGGGGTGGTAGTCTTGCCGCATCGGGGCAAAGGTCAATGGTCTAACTGGGGGTTTAGCAATTCCTTAAGAGTAAAGCTACGAAAAGGAATAAACCAGTTGTCTATACAGCTAAAGAGTACCAATACCAACATGAACATTGATGTGAATCA